One window of the Rufibacter radiotolerans genome contains the following:
- a CDS encoding efflux RND transporter permease subunit produces MEQSEKVHDFKPTSWAIDNRTSIYFITLLITIAGILAFNKLQKENFPDIVIPTMIVTTVYPGTSPSDMENLVTRPIEKQIKSLNGVKKVTSTSMQDFAMINVEFNTDVDVEVGKQRVKDAVDKAKTDLPTDLDQAPNVQEISFSEMPIMYVNLSGNFSAEKLKQFAEDLQDRMEALPEITRVDIVGALEQEVQINLDMYKMQVAQVTFDDVARAIATENMTLSGGTVRVGDMKRAVRVVGQYTDPTAIGDIVVKSLNGANIYLRDIAQVLDTFEERESFARLDNQPVITLNVVKRAGENLIEASDKINAIIEEAHGTQLPESLKITVTGDQSTSTRHTLNDLINTIIIGFILVTLILMFFMGTTNALFVGLSVPISMFIAFLIMPMIGFSLNMIVLFSFLLALGIVVDDAIVVIENTHRIYHDTNWNIFKSAKIAAGEVFLPVLAGTLTTVAPFLPLAFWPGIVGEFMFYLPITLILTLLASLVVAFIINPVFAVSFMRREGDPVKDRKNFRRAIFIMGGIAMVSFAGGWIGIGNLVLVLMAFVALNKFVFTGWINKFQRKVLPAFMSRYERLLRWMLVGKRPYGVLASVVGLLILSVVLTALRSPKVVFFPSGDPNFIYTYITMPVGTDQSVTDSITQVVEKRVFKVVGEKNPNVESVISNVAVGAGDPQSGSQQAESNKGRVTVAFVEYQDREPGIKTAKYLDDIREAVKGIPGAEITVEQEQNGPPVGKPILVEIAGEDFEGLIQVSKQVQRYLDSAQIAGIEDLRTDLEDKNPEITVEIDRVRANREGLSTAQIGSELRTAIYGKEASKFKKDEEEYPIQVRLSEQYRKNIDQLMGMVLTFRDASGRVRQVPVSSVATIKYSTTYGGIKRKNLKRVISLSSNVLGGYNPNEVVANIQTALNRFPAPEGYEIKMGGEQEDQKETMDFLSLAGLAAMCLIFLILVMQFNSVSKPLIILSEVIFSVIGVLLGFSVFNMDMSIVMTGIGVVALAGIVVKNGILLVEFTDVLMGEGMELKEAIVMAGKTRLNPVLLTATATILGLIPLAIGLNFNFFTLFTEFDPHFFLGGENVTFWGPLAWTIIFGLSFATFLTLLVVPMMYLINEKIKDRVLAKRRKGAVLVG; encoded by the coding sequence ATGGAACAGTCAGAGAAAGTACATGATTTCAAGCCCACCAGTTGGGCCATAGATAACCGTACCAGTATTTATTTTATCACGCTGCTCATCACCATTGCGGGCATTCTGGCCTTTAATAAGCTGCAGAAAGAGAACTTCCCGGATATTGTGATCCCTACCATGATCGTGACCACGGTGTACCCCGGCACCTCGCCCTCAGACATGGAAAACCTGGTGACGCGGCCCATTGAGAAGCAGATCAAGTCCCTGAACGGGGTAAAAAAGGTGACCTCTACCTCCATGCAGGACTTTGCCATGATCAACGTGGAGTTCAACACCGATGTGGACGTGGAAGTGGGCAAGCAGCGCGTGAAAGACGCCGTAGACAAAGCCAAAACCGACCTGCCCACCGACCTGGACCAGGCCCCCAACGTGCAAGAGATCTCTTTCTCTGAGATGCCCATCATGTACGTGAACCTCTCCGGTAACTTCAGCGCCGAGAAACTGAAACAGTTTGCCGAGGACCTGCAGGACCGCATGGAAGCCCTGCCCGAGATTACCCGCGTGGATATTGTGGGCGCCCTGGAGCAAGAGGTGCAGATCAACCTGGACATGTACAAGATGCAGGTGGCCCAGGTGACCTTTGATGACGTGGCTCGCGCCATCGCCACCGAGAACATGACCCTTTCCGGGGGTACCGTGCGGGTAGGGGACATGAAACGGGCGGTGCGCGTGGTAGGCCAGTACACAGACCCCACAGCCATAGGAGACATTGTGGTGAAGTCTTTGAACGGAGCCAACATCTACCTCAGAGACATAGCCCAGGTGCTAGACACGTTTGAGGAAAGAGAAAGCTTTGCACGGCTAGACAACCAGCCGGTGATCACCCTTAATGTTGTCAAGCGGGCCGGCGAAAACCTGATTGAGGCCTCAGACAAAATCAACGCCATTATTGAGGAGGCCCACGGCACCCAACTGCCCGAAAGCCTGAAGATCACCGTGACCGGTGACCAATCCACCAGCACCCGCCACACCCTCAATGACCTCATCAACACCATCATCATCGGGTTTATTCTGGTAACGCTTATTCTGATGTTCTTCATGGGCACCACCAACGCCTTGTTCGTGGGGCTGTCGGTGCCTATTTCCATGTTCATCGCGTTCCTGATCATGCCTATGATCGGCTTCTCTCTGAACATGATTGTGCTGTTCTCTTTTCTGCTGGCCTTGGGCATTGTGGTAGATGACGCCATTGTGGTGATTGAGAACACTCACCGTATTTACCATGACACCAATTGGAACATCTTCAAATCTGCCAAGATAGCCGCCGGTGAGGTGTTTTTGCCGGTGCTGGCCGGTACGCTCACCACGGTGGCGCCTTTCCTGCCGCTGGCCTTCTGGCCGGGCATTGTGGGCGAGTTTATGTTCTACCTGCCTATCACGCTTATCTTAACCCTGCTGGCGTCTTTGGTGGTGGCCTTTATTATTAACCCGGTGTTTGCGGTTTCCTTTATGCGCCGCGAGGGCGACCCGGTCAAAGACCGCAAGAACTTCCGGCGGGCCATATTCATCATGGGCGGAATTGCCATGGTGAGCTTTGCCGGCGGCTGGATTGGAATAGGCAATCTGGTGCTGGTGCTCATGGCCTTTGTGGCCCTGAACAAGTTTGTGTTCACCGGCTGGATCAACAAGTTCCAACGCAAGGTGCTGCCGGCTTTCATGAGCCGGTATGAGCGCCTGCTGCGCTGGATGCTGGTAGGCAAGCGGCCATATGGCGTGTTGGCTTCTGTGGTAGGGCTCTTGATTCTTTCGGTGGTGCTTACCGCGCTTAGGTCCCCCAAAGTGGTGTTTTTCCCGAGCGGCGACCCTAACTTCATTTACACCTATATCACCATGCCCGTAGGCACCGACCAGTCCGTGACCGACTCCATCACGCAAGTGGTAGAGAAGCGGGTCTTTAAGGTGGTAGGCGAGAAGAACCCCAACGTGGAATCTGTTATCTCCAACGTGGCCGTTGGGGCCGGCGACCCGCAGTCGGGTAGCCAGCAGGCTGAGTCTAACAAAGGCCGCGTGACGGTGGCATTTGTGGAGTACCAGGACCGCGAGCCCGGCATTAAAACCGCCAAGTACCTGGATGATATCCGGGAGGCGGTGAAAGGGATTCCGGGCGCCGAGATCACTGTGGAGCAGGAGCAGAACGGTCCGCCGGTGGGCAAGCCTATTCTGGTGGAGATTGCCGGCGAAGACTTTGAAGGCCTGATTCAGGTTTCCAAACAAGTGCAGCGCTACCTGGACTCGGCGCAGATTGCTGGCATTGAAGACCTGCGCACCGACCTGGAAGACAAGAACCCCGAGATCACCGTGGAGATTGACCGGGTGCGGGCCAACCGCGAAGGCCTGAGCACTGCTCAGATTGGTTCAGAACTCCGCACGGCCATTTATGGTAAGGAAGCCTCCAAGTTCAAGAAGGACGAAGAGGAATACCCTATCCAGGTACGGCTTTCTGAGCAGTACCGCAAGAACATTGACCAGCTTATGGGCATGGTGCTCACCTTTAGAGATGCTTCCGGTAGGGTACGGCAGGTGCCGGTTTCCTCGGTGGCTACCATCAAATACTCCACCACCTACGGCGGCATCAAGCGCAAGAACCTCAAGCGGGTGATCTCCCTTTCCTCTAACGTGCTGGGCGGCTACAACCCCAATGAAGTGGTGGCCAACATCCAGACGGCGCTCAACAGATTTCCTGCGCCAGAGGGCTATGAGATTAAAATGGGTGGCGAGCAGGAAGACCAGAAAGAAACCATGGATTTTCTTTCCCTGGCCGGCCTGGCGGCTATGTGTTTGATCTTCTTGATCTTAGTAATGCAGTTTAACTCGGTTTCCAAGCCCTTGATAATTTTATCAGAAGTTATTTTCTCGGTGATAGGGGTATTGCTCGGGTTCTCTGTCTTCAATATGGACATGTCCATTGTGATGACCGGTATTGGGGTGGTTGCCCTGGCCGGGATTGTGGTGAAGAACGGCATTCTGCTGGTGGAATTCACCGATGTGCTCATGGGAGAGGGAATGGAGCTGAAAGAGGCGATTGTGATGGCCGGGAAGACACGTCTGAACCCGGTGCTGCTCACCGCCACGGCCACCATCCTGGGCTTGATCCCGCTGGCCATTGGCTTGAATTTCAACTTTTTCACCCTTTTCACGGAGTTTGATCCGCATTTCTTTTTAGGGGGCGAGAACGTGACCTTCTGGGGACCCCTGGCCTGGACCATCATCTTCGGGTTGAGCTTTGCCACGTTCCTGACCTTGCTGGTAGTGCCTATGATGTACCTGATCAATGAGAAAATCAAAGACCGGGTACTCGCCAAACGCCGCAAAGGGGCTGTTTTGGTAGGTTAG
- a CDS encoding TetR/AcrR family transcriptional regulator, which yields MEIRERILQEALVLFFQRGIKAVSMDDVAAHLGVSKKTIYKWFANKDELVYEGMHQHITGMESTCCVALDTANNAMEAMFQIVEMVRGLMRQVHPTIFYDLQKYHPQTWQLWKEHKDSFFLKQTKDHIQRGIREKLFREDIDVEIVARLRLAEVELGFNSEIYPATQFDLQKVQIALLEHFVLGLATLKGHKLINQYKQITEEE from the coding sequence ATGGAAATAAGAGAGAGAATATTGCAGGAGGCCTTGGTGCTTTTCTTCCAGCGGGGAATTAAGGCCGTATCTATGGATGATGTAGCCGCGCACCTGGGTGTGTCTAAAAAGACCATTTACAAGTGGTTCGCTAATAAGGATGAGTTGGTGTACGAAGGCATGCACCAGCACATCACGGGCATGGAGAGCACCTGCTGTGTGGCCCTGGATACGGCAAACAATGCCATGGAAGCCATGTTTCAGATAGTAGAGATGGTACGTGGCTTGATGCGGCAGGTACACCCTACTATTTTCTACGACCTTCAGAAATACCATCCGCAGACCTGGCAGCTCTGGAAAGAACATAAGGACAGTTTCTTCTTAAAGCAGACCAAAGACCACATTCAGCGGGGGATAAGGGAAAAACTGTTCAGAGAAGATATTGACGTGGAGATTGTAGCCCGTTTGCGGCTGGCCGAAGTGGAGTTAGGCTTCAATTCAGAGATTTACCCCGCCACCCAGTTTGACCTGCAGAAGGTGCAGATAGCCCTGCTGGAGCATTTTGTGCTGGGCTTGGCCACCCTAAAGGGGCATAAGCTCATCAATCAATACAAACAGATCACCGAAGAAGAGTAA
- a CDS encoding TolC family protein, translated as MKKQITVSWLLLGGLFLSLVASTPALAQEQAFSLQQAIQYALENRPSLKVLRNQEQIAKARVGEIRAIGLPQVNAGVDINNNFIQQKSIVDFSAFGGGGTLDPFTITQQQLNSGQDIVLNPTYTVPEGMSGPQAITFVQPWTGSAALSGSQLLFDGSYLIGLKAASTYTQLSRKNTQQSEIEAAEQVSKAYYSVLVAREQMKLLDQNLARLDTLLRQTTIMNQNGFVEKLDVDRLRVSYNNLKIDKDKAQRLLVLSEQLLKFQMGMPQQQAIVLTDPLNESSLENTTPKLNYQGFQYARRIEFSILETQRELAQLDQRNIKAGFLPRLVLSANYGYNGVGNSLARLLDVRAGANNTTTRNWFDFGVVGVGLQVPIFDGLRKRYQIQQSRIELENVKLGFEQLKQSIDLELQQSDATVANTLSVLRAQRQNLDLAAEIARISRIKYQEGVGSNLEVITAETDLRAAQTNYYSALYDALIAQVDADRASGALLLK; from the coding sequence ATGAAAAAGCAAATCACGGTCAGTTGGCTTCTGTTGGGCGGGCTGTTCCTTTCACTAGTGGCTTCCACGCCCGCCTTGGCGCAGGAGCAGGCCTTTTCCTTGCAGCAAGCCATTCAGTACGCCCTGGAAAACCGGCCCAGCCTGAAAGTGCTGCGCAACCAGGAGCAGATTGCCAAGGCCAGGGTAGGAGAGATACGAGCCATCGGGTTGCCGCAGGTAAATGCCGGGGTAGACATCAACAACAACTTCATTCAGCAGAAGTCCATCGTGGACTTTAGTGCGTTTGGCGGCGGCGGCACCCTGGACCCCTTCACCATTACCCAGCAGCAGCTGAACTCCGGGCAGGACATTGTACTCAACCCTACCTATACGGTACCCGAGGGCATGTCTGGGCCCCAGGCCATCACGTTTGTGCAGCCCTGGACCGGGTCTGCGGCGCTTTCCGGTTCACAGCTTCTGTTTGACGGCTCTTACCTGATTGGCCTTAAGGCGGCCTCTACCTATACCCAGCTTTCGCGCAAGAACACCCAGCAGAGCGAGATTGAGGCGGCAGAGCAGGTGAGCAAGGCCTACTACAGCGTGTTGGTGGCCCGCGAGCAGATGAAACTACTGGACCAGAACCTGGCCCGCTTAGATACCTTATTGCGCCAGACCACCATCATGAACCAAAACGGGTTTGTGGAGAAGCTGGACGTGGACCGCCTGCGGGTAAGCTACAATAACCTCAAAATTGACAAAGACAAAGCCCAGCGGCTATTGGTGTTGAGCGAACAACTACTCAAGTTCCAGATGGGCATGCCCCAGCAACAGGCCATCGTGCTCACAGATCCTCTCAACGAAAGCTCCCTGGAGAATACCACTCCTAAACTCAATTACCAGGGATTCCAATACGCCAGACGCATAGAATTCTCTATTCTGGAGACGCAGCGCGAGTTGGCCCAACTGGACCAGCGCAACATCAAGGCCGGCTTCTTGCCGCGCCTGGTGTTAAGCGCAAATTACGGCTACAACGGGGTGGGTAACTCCCTAGCCAGATTGCTGGACGTGCGGGCCGGGGCCAACAACACTACTACCCGCAACTGGTTTGACTTTGGCGTGGTGGGCGTTGGCCTGCAGGTGCCCATTTTTGATGGCCTGCGCAAGCGCTACCAGATACAGCAGTCCAGAATTGAGCTGGAGAACGTGAAACTGGGCTTTGAGCAACTGAAGCAGTCCATTGACCTGGAACTGCAGCAGTCTGACGCCACCGTGGCCAATACCTTAAGTGTGCTCAGGGCTCAGCGGCAAAACCTGGACCTGGCCGCCGAAATTGCCCGGATCTCCCGCATCAAATACCAGGAAGGCGTGGGCTCCAACCTAGAGGTGATCACCGCCGAAACTGACCTGCGGGCCGCCCAGACCAATTACTACAGCGCCCTGTATGATGCCCTTATTGCCCAGGTAGACGCAGACCGGGCCTCCGGCGCCTTACTCTTGAAATAA
- a CDS encoding C40 family peptidase codes for MMKSYILSALALGSALLSFFYEVPASQATTYSEEAFMVTPGEQLQEWALAHNSFNGSEPAATELKAEKSLTFKDSLFYNYYSQSFGLKLEFNEDKELLETIADWIGTPYRSGGNSQRGTDCSGFVTRVYKEVYGISLSRSSRSMFHDVNRVSKTAIETGDLVFFRRGPGQPIYHVGIYLKNGKFIHSASNGGVMINSLNSPYYKRNFYAAGRVI; via the coding sequence ATGATGAAAAGTTATATTTTGTCTGCATTAGCCCTAGGCTCTGCATTATTGTCTTTTTTCTATGAAGTGCCTGCTTCTCAGGCTACTACGTATTCAGAAGAAGCTTTCATGGTCACTCCCGGCGAACAGCTACAAGAATGGGCCCTGGCACACAACAGCTTCAACGGCTCTGAGCCCGCCGCTACAGAACTAAAGGCAGAAAAATCCCTCACGTTCAAAGACTCCCTTTTCTATAATTATTATTCCCAATCTTTCGGGCTCAAGCTGGAGTTCAACGAAGACAAGGAGCTGCTGGAAACGATAGCCGACTGGATTGGCACCCCTTACCGCTCCGGCGGAAACTCACAAAGAGGCACTGACTGCTCTGGCTTTGTGACCCGCGTTTACAAAGAGGTGTACGGCATTTCCCTTAGCCGCAGTTCCCGCTCCATGTTCCATGACGTGAACAGAGTCTCTAAAACCGCCATTGAAACCGGAGACCTGGTTTTCTTCCGCCGCGGCCCTGGCCAACCTATCTACCACGTGGGCATTTACCTTAAAAACGGAAAGTTCATCCATTCGGCCAGCAACGGCGGGGTCATGATCAACTCCCTGAACTCCCCTTACTATAAGAGAAACTTTTACGCCGCCGGCAGAGTCATCTAA
- a CDS encoding YkvA family protein translates to MENQSDKNVHESSVFKKFLNKAEEYVKQPLRVKELLNDAYQKASEKKDFGTIATEAFESLATLSRMIRAAVTKEYHGIPTSTVVMGVAVIIYFLSPIDLIPDWIPIIGLLDDVSLLAWFMTSIKTEMDKFQAWEAAQPHKTTAADSGADLATSMDVDTSAHTPKYGNEPAGQYGTTHATSPSSSGYGSSGQQVNPTYGEGNMRMGNSSSRSQGQGSTGGEIPTQNDIPVTSYTTVEGTPEQEIHPTNTPDARPTDHGVPTGYGEPNVRASTTDSTRVPSRNSDDMDHGGNIR, encoded by the coding sequence ATGGAAAACCAATCAGACAAAAACGTGCATGAGTCTTCTGTCTTCAAGAAGTTTCTCAACAAGGCCGAAGAGTACGTAAAGCAACCCCTGCGCGTGAAGGAACTCCTCAACGACGCCTACCAGAAGGCCAGCGAGAAAAAAGACTTCGGGACTATTGCCACTGAGGCCTTTGAGAGCCTGGCTACGCTGTCCCGCATGATCAGGGCGGCGGTGACCAAAGAGTACCACGGCATTCCTACCAGCACCGTGGTGATGGGCGTGGCCGTGATCATTTACTTCCTGTCGCCTATTGACCTTATCCCAGACTGGATTCCGATCATTGGTTTGCTGGATGACGTGAGCCTGCTGGCCTGGTTCATGACCAGCATCAAAACCGAGATGGACAAGTTCCAGGCCTGGGAAGCAGCCCAGCCCCATAAAACCACTGCCGCAGATTCTGGCGCAGATTTAGCCACTTCAATGGATGTGGACACCTCGGCCCATACGCCTAAATACGGCAATGAGCCAGCCGGTCAATACGGTACTACCCACGCTACCTCGCCTTCCAGCAGCGGCTACGGCTCTTCGGGCCAGCAAGTCAACCCTACCTACGGTGAGGGAAACATGCGGATGGGTAACTCCTCTTCCAGGTCACAAGGCCAAGGCTCTACCGGCGGCGAAATTCCTACCCAGAACGACATTCCGGTGACCAGCTACACCACCGTAGAAGGCACGCCTGAGCAGGAAATCCACCCCACTAACACCCCAGACGCCCGCCCTACTGACCATGGCGTGCCTACCGGTTACGGCGAGCCCAACGTACGCGCCTCTACCACAGACAGCACCCGCGTACCCAGCAGAAACTCAGATGACATGGACCACGGCGGAAACATCAGATAA
- a CDS encoding LytR/AlgR family response regulator transcription factor has product MITCLVIDDEPLARTIVCEYLLNHPDITLVQECGNGFEGVKAIMQHQPDLIFLDIQMPKINGFEMLELVEHAPGVIFTTAFDEYAIKAFEANAIDYLLKPFTQERFDTAIQKWRQKQGQPAAEKTTTQLQEVTQKQPEEQLRIVVKVNSDIRIIPVQEIQYLEAYDDYVKIHTAAGCFLKKKTMGYYENTLDAAQFVRVHRSYMIALPQLTRIEPLEKDTHVALLKSGTRVPLSKSGYARLKSVLGI; this is encoded by the coding sequence ATGATTACCTGTCTGGTTATTGATGATGAGCCCCTGGCCCGCACCATTGTTTGTGAGTACCTGCTTAATCACCCAGACATTACCCTGGTGCAGGAATGCGGTAACGGCTTTGAGGGCGTGAAAGCCATCATGCAGCACCAACCTGACCTGATTTTCCTGGACATACAGATGCCCAAGATCAACGGGTTTGAGATGCTGGAACTGGTGGAGCACGCGCCCGGCGTCATCTTCACCACCGCCTTTGACGAGTACGCTATCAAGGCCTTTGAGGCCAACGCCATAGACTATCTGCTCAAACCCTTCACGCAGGAGCGGTTTGACACCGCCATCCAGAAATGGCGCCAGAAACAGGGCCAGCCAGCCGCAGAGAAGACTACTACACAACTGCAGGAAGTCACCCAAAAACAGCCTGAGGAGCAACTGCGCATAGTAGTGAAGGTAAACAGTGACATCAGGATCATTCCGGTGCAGGAGATTCAGTACCTGGAGGCCTATGATGACTATGTCAAGATCCACACCGCCGCCGGGTGCTTTCTAAAGAAAAAGACCATGGGCTATTATGAGAACACCCTGGACGCGGCGCAGTTTGTGCGCGTGCATAGGTCGTATATGATTGCCCTGCCCCAGCTCACCCGCATTGAGCCTCTGGAGAAGGACACGCACGTGGCCCTGCTCAAAAGCGGCACCCGCGTCCCGCTCAGCAAAAGCGGCTACGCCCGTCTGAAAAGCGTGTTGGGTATTTGA
- a CDS encoding efflux RND transporter periplasmic adaptor subunit — protein sequence MKKQLLLPALALALLASACGEKDKTTQLADLRTKQTELSAEIAKLEKELEKEGKGPKVAAVPVTVMKMQPQIFRHYLEVQGHVDFDQNVMVSAKVPGVLTSMRVNAGDRVSRGQTLATIDAGVLDQQIAALRPNLALARTVYQKQKNLWDQKIGTEIQFLQAKNNVESLERQLATLQETRAQYIIKAPISGEVDEVLPKSGEAVAPGVGIIRIVNASSGKIVAQVSEAYASNIKKGDDALVLFPDLNQEIMTTVRVVGSNIDPSNRSFTVELGVKPSEQGKVNLRPNMVAVVRIQDYVKENALTLPLDIVQKDEQGNFIYVVEQKGNQRIAVKRNITTGTSYNGQVEVLTGLQANDQVIKTGAQNLTEGQPVNF from the coding sequence ATGAAAAAGCAATTACTCCTTCCGGCCCTGGCGCTGGCGCTGCTGGCATCGGCCTGCGGGGAGAAAGATAAAACCACGCAGCTGGCTGACCTCAGAACTAAACAAACCGAGCTGTCCGCTGAAATAGCCAAACTGGAGAAAGAGTTGGAGAAAGAAGGCAAAGGCCCTAAGGTGGCGGCGGTACCGGTAACGGTCATGAAAATGCAGCCGCAAATCTTCCGGCATTACCTGGAGGTGCAGGGCCACGTGGACTTTGACCAGAACGTGATGGTGAGCGCCAAAGTGCCAGGGGTATTGACCAGCATGCGCGTGAATGCCGGCGACCGCGTGAGCAGGGGTCAGACCCTGGCCACTATTGATGCCGGGGTGCTGGACCAGCAGATAGCGGCCCTTCGGCCCAACCTGGCCCTGGCCCGCACCGTGTACCAAAAGCAGAAAAACCTCTGGGACCAGAAAATAGGCACAGAGATTCAGTTCCTGCAGGCCAAGAACAATGTGGAGAGCCTGGAGCGCCAGTTGGCCACCCTGCAGGAAACCCGGGCCCAGTACATCATCAAGGCCCCTATTTCCGGGGAAGTAGACGAGGTTCTTCCTAAATCAGGGGAAGCCGTGGCGCCGGGTGTGGGCATTATCAGGATCGTGAACGCCAGCAGCGGCAAGATTGTGGCCCAGGTCTCTGAGGCCTACGCCAGCAACATCAAGAAAGGCGATGACGCCCTGGTGCTGTTCCCAGACCTGAACCAGGAGATCATGACCACTGTGCGCGTGGTAGGCAGTAACATTGACCCATCTAACCGCTCCTTTACCGTGGAGCTGGGCGTGAAGCCGTCTGAGCAAGGTAAGGTAAACCTGCGGCCCAACATGGTGGCGGTGGTGCGCATTCAGGACTACGTGAAGGAGAATGCCCTTACCCTGCCGCTGGACATTGTGCAGAAAGACGAGCAGGGCAACTTTATCTACGTGGTAGAGCAGAAGGGAAACCAACGCATAGCCGTCAAGCGCAACATCACTACCGGTACCTCCTACAACGGCCAGGTGGAAGTCCTCACGGGGCTGCAGGCCAATGACCAGGTGATCAAAACCGGTGCCCAGAACCTGACCGAGGGGCAGCCGGTGAATTTCTAA
- a CDS encoding M48 family metallopeptidase, translating into MKSGKKESALQGIVEKEMEAIGTVRFIPSATAKYVRISIRPGQGVRVTLPKRASLAQAEAFVQEKSGWIKKHLVSQAQEQRKKTLFTPELPYQTRFHQLQLQSYTLPHCKSRLKAGVLHVWYPEQIGHEHEDVQDYIQKAIEYTLRLEAKEHLPQRVAFFARQFGFSYQQVTIKNAKTRWGSCSATNNINLNLHLMRLPAHLSDYVILHELAHTVEKNHGPRFWALLDKISGDAKGLDKQLKAYRLQVI; encoded by the coding sequence ATGAAAAGTGGAAAAAAGGAGTCTGCCCTGCAGGGGATTGTGGAGAAGGAGATGGAGGCTATTGGTACGGTGCGGTTTATCCCTAGCGCTACCGCCAAATACGTCAGGATCAGCATCAGGCCCGGGCAAGGTGTCCGGGTTACGTTGCCCAAGCGCGCCTCTTTGGCTCAGGCCGAGGCTTTTGTGCAGGAGAAGTCCGGCTGGATCAAAAAACACCTGGTCTCTCAGGCGCAGGAGCAACGCAAGAAGACCCTTTTCACCCCCGAGTTGCCCTACCAGACCCGTTTCCACCAATTACAACTGCAGTCCTACACTTTGCCCCACTGCAAGAGCCGCCTGAAGGCGGGCGTGCTGCACGTATGGTACCCAGAGCAAATTGGCCACGAGCATGAAGACGTGCAGGATTACATCCAGAAAGCCATTGAATACACCCTTCGGCTGGAAGCCAAGGAACACCTGCCCCAGCGCGTAGCCTTTTTTGCCCGGCAGTTCGGTTTCTCCTACCAGCAGGTCACCATCAAGAACGCCAAGACCCGCTGGGGAAGCTGCTCCGCCACCAACAACATCAACCTGAACCTGCACCTCATGCGCCTTCCCGCGCACCTCTCTGACTATGTGATCCTGCATGAACTGGCCCACACCGTAGAGAAGAACCACGGCCCCCGCTTCTGGGCCCTGCTAGACAAGATCAGCGGCGACGCCAAGGGACTTGATAAGCAATTGAAGGCGTATCGGTTGCAGGTGATTTAG
- a CDS encoding acyl carrier protein, whose amino-acid sequence MIPVYTPSITKEVVKIISKTKEIKASRLRASANLSKEFGFDTVDVVDIILELEKSFKIVIPDEVPLNTVGDFVEYVSTHTMRQAS is encoded by the coding sequence ATGATACCTGTATATACCCCCTCCATCACCAAAGAGGTAGTTAAAATAATCAGCAAGACTAAGGAGATCAAAGCCTCCCGGCTTCGGGCTTCCGCTAATCTTAGCAAAGAGTTTGGGTTTGATACCGTAGACGTGGTGGACATTATCCTGGAGCTGGAAAAGAGCTTCAAAATTGTGATTCCAGACGAGGTGCCCTTAAACACCGTGGGTGACTTTGTGGAGTATGTCTCTACCCATACCATGCGTCAGGCGAGTTAA